The DNA segment CGCGCGCGCGACTATGCCGACGCGATCATCAACACCATGTCCGAGCCGCTACTCGTGCTGGAACCCGATCTGCGTGTGACTCGGGCCAATCGCGCTTTCTACCACACCTTCCAGACCATCGCCGACGATACCATCGGCACTTCCCTTTACACGCTGGGTAACGGACAGTGGAATATCCCCAGCCTGCGCGAGCTGCTCGAGAAGCTGCTGCCCGAGCGGATTGTCGTACGGGATTTTCAGATCACCCATGATTTCCCGCGCATTGGGACGCGCACAATGCGCCTGAACGCCGCACGGGTTCGCGGGCGCGCGCATGAACTGATCCTGCTGACCATCGAGGACATTACCCAGCATCAGCTCGCGGTGGAACGACTCGAGACCGCCGATCACCAGAAGGACGAGTTTCTTGCGATGCTGGCTCACGAACTGCGCAATCCGCTGGCGGCAATCGGCAATGGTCTCGAGATCTGGGGGCGTGACAATGTTGACCCGCAGACACAACGGCGGGCGCGGGCGGCGGCCAGGCGCCAGCTGGATCACGAGATCGGCCTGGTCGATGACCTGCTGGATGTTTCCCGCATAACGCACGGCATCATCAAGCTCAATCCAAAGCCCCTCGATCTGGCCGAGATTGTGCAACACGTCGTTGACACGATGCGCGCGGAAATAGACGCGCATCGGCACCAGCTGGTACTTTCCCTGCCCCCGTCAATGGCCCTTGTGATCGAAGGCGATGCCATACGGGTCGAGCAGATTGTGACCAATCTGCTGGGCAACGCCATCAAGTACACGCCACCTGGCGGCCTCATCAAGGTCTCGGTCGAACACGATGGCGACAACGCGGTGCTGACGGTTGCCGACAACGGCATCGGCATGACAGCGGACTTCCTGCCCACCATCTTTACCATCTTCGTGCAGGGAGATTCGTCGCTGGACCGCAAGTCTGCGGGTCTGGGGCTGGGTCTGGCACTGGTACACCAACTGGTTCAGTTGCATCATGGGACCGTGCAGGCTTCGAGCGATGGCCCTGGCCGGGGCAGCACGTTCGTGGTCCGGCTTCCGATGCTATCGCAAGCGATTACGCAGCAAGGCGCCCCAACGGGTGTGGAACCGGTCGTTCCCCAGGCCGCGCCGAAGCGGATTCTCGTGGTGGACGACAACTCCGATGCGGCCGACAGCACAGCGATGTTATTAAGGCTCGACGGACACGAGGTCGAGGTCGCCGGCGATGGTCCATCGGCCTTGCAAGGCGCAGCGCAATTCCGGCCGGACGTCATCCTGCTCGACATCGGGCTACCGGAGATGGACGGCTACGAAGTAGCCCGGAGGCTACGCACGATGCCGGATTTCGCCAATACGATGCTGATCGCGCTTAGCGGATACGCCGGGCAAGAATATCTTGACCGTGCAAGACAGGCAGGTTTCGACCACCACCTGGTTAAACCTGCGGACCTCGCCCGGTTGAACCAGTTGATCTCATCCGCCGCCACGTCTCAACATCGAGTGGACAACGCGTCGTAGCAACAAGAGGGACTTCACCTGCCCAGCGACGGGCGCCGGCGAAACAGTGATTCCGGCCCGCCGGCCGACGTTCATTCCCTGCTTGACGCCCGCAGGCGGTAACATGAGCACCCCGCCCTCAATTGGAAGTACCGCGATGCAAGTACTGGTTGACGCAGACGCCTGCCCGGTTGTCGTCAAGGATATGTTGTATCGGGCCGCGCAACGTGTCGAAGTGTGCGTCACGCTGGTTGCGAACCAGTATATGCGCACGCCGCCTTCCCGCTTTATCAAGTCACTGCAAGTCCCGGCTGGGTTCGACGTCGCCGATGACCGTATCCTCGAGCTGGTTGGCAGCGGTGACCTCGTCATTACGGCGGACATAGCTCTTGCCGCCGCTGCCCTGGACAAGGGCGCCCATGTGCTCGACCCACGAGGAAGCTGGTTTAGTCGTGAGAATATCCAGGAGCGCGTGACGATGCGCGAAGTGATGGACCAGCTCCGCGCCTCGGGCATCGATACCGGCGGACCGGCGCCGTATGCCCCACAGGACAGCAAGGCGTTCGCTGGCCAGCTGGACCGTTTCCTTGCACGCCATGTGCCACCAGGTGCCGTCCCCTGAGGCGTGCCAGCCACGGCAACGCAAAACTTCGCGTCAATAGATCGCGCACTGGCAGTCACGGGGTAAGGCCAATCAGCCTTTCGCCGCCAGCACGGACTCGGGGGCGCGGCGGAAGCTGATGGCGAGCCGGTTATAGGCGTTCATCAGGCCAATAGCCATCGTGAGGTCGGCGAGTTCCTTCTCGTTGAACGCCGC comes from the Cupriavidus sp. P-10 genome and includes:
- a CDS encoding YaiI/YqxD family protein gives rise to the protein MQVLVDADACPVVVKDMLYRAAQRVEVCVTLVANQYMRTPPSRFIKSLQVPAGFDVADDRILELVGSGDLVITADIALAAAALDKGAHVLDPRGSWFSRENIQERVTMREVMDQLRASGIDTGGPAPYAPQDSKAFAGQLDRFLARHVPPGAVP